CGTGATAATATGCAAGGCCATGCTAAAGGTCACCAACCGCGCGACCGTCGTTGCCAACACCGCACCCTGTAACTCCATGCGCGGGATCGGCCCCCAACCAAAAATAAATATCGGGTCCAAGATTAAATTCACGATCGAGGCGAGAATCATCGAACTGGCTTGTGCTCGCGAGTCGCCCAGAGCCCGCACGCAGGCAAGCCCATTCATGGCCACCATGGTAAGAATATTATTCCAGTAAAAAATCTGCATATAGTCGTGAATCAGCGGCAATAATCGCGGGTCTGCCCCAATCGCCAAAAACACCGTATCGATAGAGTTCAGGCCGATCAAGGCCAATAGCAGGCCAAGAAAAAAACACAGCATCAGGGTATCGGTCACCACACACTGCATTTGCCGGTGGGTCTTCACCGGCGCAAAACGCGCCACCACAGATGCAGCCCCTGCGGACAGACCGATAGACATGCTAAACACCACCATCATCACCGGAAAGACAAACCCCATGGCGGTAAGTTGATCAAAACCCAGCATTGAGATGAACCAGACATCGGTCATTTGTACCGCAAAATTTGCCAAGAGCGCCCATACCATTGGCACGGTCATGCGGTATAAATGATGCGGTATCGAACCCTGGGTTAAATCGTTGGCATTGCTCATAGCGGACTCACTGTGAATGTGCTGCCTATTGTAGGGTAAAGCAGTCAGAAAAACCGTTATAGCCTGCAATATATTAGATTTATTTAGGATCAGCTCGCAGGCTTTGCTGACTCTGTTATACTTGCCGCCCGCTAATCG
This Pseudomonadales bacterium DNA region includes the following protein-coding sequences:
- a CDS encoding MATE family efflux transporter codes for the protein MSNANDLTQGSIPHHLYRMTVPMVWALLANFAVQMTDVWFISMLGFDQLTAMGFVFPVMMVVFSMSIGLSAGAASVVARFAPVKTHRQMQCVVTDTLMLCFFLGLLLALIGLNSIDTVFLAIGADPRLLPLIHDYMQIFYWNNILTMVAMNGLACVRALGDSRAQASSMILASIVNLILDPIFIFGWGPIPRMELQGAVLATTVARLVTFSMALHIIT